The Anoplolepis gracilipes chromosome 17, ASM4749672v1, whole genome shotgun sequence genome window below encodes:
- the LOC140675068 gene encoding uncharacterized protein yields MSTLVCKEIEGLPPPTDEVFSTPGTSFLRGKETPSPGPSPVAFDDVKRNLFKDLDSDTDVTSNRESVPSRPKRKTRAIISDESDDEEEEEIKKKRTTRSDVIDLTGPRDSMSSLAHYADSEGTDPGISTGRKNRRGDGSGGGKTIKERMRQVPLDLEVLKDHSSLQLKIDAKKWVDDLEIIRKECGNLNGPCQRLMKERLLTIGEVITLLAEREEDRGDPATLKRKNLELTTAVANHKREIARLKKDISDMQRVMESLQATITREQTYKKVIQADRGTSPIKEIRTIPMDPKETEYNRKFPALVPAMEEEKKVSNKERASQSEHYFVAPKPQRVPRNRPAAPRIISNIQLKPPKDIIDSHRGTDMREDHLMERASPTNNDSPGWTKVRKNRRNPIRNRRTNSEETPKTKEASEPPKRTQELEKLKSKRRAPTTSAIVIQGNNPDFSYADAIRKARQNISMEELGIEKSRIRQSINGNWIIEIAGPDNKNKAEDLKAKLIEVIGMEAKITRPVVKGDIRVSGFDGSLHKDDILKRLAELGDCKVPDLKIGEIRPMKIGLFMTWVQCSLSTAIRIAKTTRTRIGWTTARIELLEAKPMQCYRCWEFGHTRVNCRSTNDRMGCCFKCGERGHQVTDCPNPACCFPCKQKGLDYCHRTGNYMCGAKKLATGNKAPKP; encoded by the coding sequence ATGAGCACATTAGTCTGCAAAGAGATTGAGGGCTTACCACCGCCAACAGACGAAGTATTTTCTACACCAGGAACGAGTTTCCTGAGGGGAAAAGAAACTCCATCACCTGGTCCCTCTCCGGTTGCTTTTGATGATGTTAAGAGAAATCTCTTTAAGGACCTGGACAGTGACACGGATGTCACATCTAATAGAGAATCTGTACCAAGCAGACCTAAAAGGAAGACTCGAGCAATAATCAGTGATGAATCTGACGatgaagaggaggaagaaataaagaagaaacgtACAACTAGAAGTGACGTCATCGACCTGACGGGTCCTCGAGACTCTATGTCTAGCCTTGCACATTACGCAGACTCTGAGGGCACTGACCCTGGAATCAGTACAGGGAGGAAAAACAGACGCGGTGACGGTAGTGGTGGTGGAAAAACCATTAAGGAGAGGATGAGACAAGTACCCTTAGATTTGGAGGTTCTCAAGGATCATTCTTCCTTGCAATTGAAAATCGACGCGAAAAAATGGGTCGACGATCTCGAAATAATTAGGAAGGAATGCGGGAATTTGAATGGTCCCTGCCAGAGACTTATGAAAGAACGTCTGCTCACAATTGGCGAAGTAATCACCTTGTTAGCGGAAAGAGAGGAGGATAGAGGAGATCCAGCGACCCTGAAACGCAAAAATTTAGAGTTGACGACTGCAGTAGCAAATCATAAAAGGGAGATAGCCCGTCTTAAAAAGGACATCTCAGACATGCAGAGAGTCATGGAGAGCCTCCAGGCTACAATCACAAGAGAGCAGACCTATAAAAAAGTCATTCAGGCGGATAGGGGTACTTCCCCAATAAAGGAAATAAGAACAATCCCTATGGACCCCAAGGAAACGGAATATAATAGGAAATTCCCAGCCCTCGTTCCTGCtatggaagaagaaaaaaaggtaTCCAACAAGGAACGTGCCTCGCAATCTGAACATTACTTCGTGGCCCCCAAGCCACAAAGGGTACCGAGAAACAGACCAGCGGCTCCTAGGATTATCAGTAATATCCAGCTGAAACCTCCGAAGGATATAATCGACTCACATAGAGGTACCGATATGCGAGAAGATCACCTTATGGAAAGGGCTTCTCCCACCAATAACGACTCGCCTGGATGGACAAAAGTAAGGAAAAATAGAAGGAACCCTATCAGGAATAGAAGAACGAACTCGGAAGAAACACCTAAGACGAAAGAAGCTTCTGAACCTCCTAAGAGAACTCAAGAGCTGGAAAAGCTAAAATCTAAACGGAGAGCCCCTACGACTTCGGCAATAGTAATCCAGGGGAATAATCCTGACTTTTCATATGCTGATGCAATAAGGAAAGCAAGGCAAAACATTTCGATGGAAGAGCTCGGAATCGAGAAATCAAGAATTCGTCAGTCCATTAATGGCAACTGGATCATAGAAATAGCGGGTCCAGACAATAAGAACAAGGCAGAGGACCTTAAAGCCAAGCTAATTGAGGTGATAGGTATGGAAGCTAAAATCACAAGACCAGTTGTGAAGGGCGATATTAGAGTGAGCGGATTCGATGGGTCACTCCACAAGGACGATATCCTAAAGAGATTAGCGGAGCTAGGAGACTGCAAAGTCCCTGATCTTAAAATCGGAGAAATTAGGCCTATGAAGATCGGATTATTTATGACCTGGGTACAATGCTCTCTATCCACGGCCATTAGAATAGCCAAAACTACAAGGACCCGAATCGGATGGACGACAGCGCGAATTGAACTTCTGGAGGCAAAACCCATGCAATGCTACAGGTGCTGGGAATTTGGCCACACCAGGGTTAATTGTAGATCGACTAATGACAGAATGGGATGTTGTTTCAAGTGTGGTGAACGGGGACATCAAGTGACTGACTGTCCGAACCCTGCATGTTGTTTCCCTTGTAAACAAAAGGGATTAGATTATTGTCACCGTACAGGGAACTACATGTGTGGCGCTAAGAAACTTGCTACTGGCAACAAAGCTCCCAAACCTTGA
- the LOC140675212 gene encoding uncharacterized protein produces the protein MYVTPPLFHETITYLPTYLPTYGDHLSRVKAETRTSVGTDSIMRLIAVTILLAVVCLSLARSQKSEISDFKGLEIPPPPVKLDKNLRQALLKALTELEAESAEQRKDDDEKSLIMTVEKTFNDVVKKNLNTNIGVIPKASFSFDGFPGDEEIPNEEKLQNSSFLESNKYVSPNPSGMIIEKASRDDARSFHVHNVIDKNPSTYLPRSESKDSLETRSFKTSASSSSVNRVESVTLKPITQLSESLMRSASNGIVSTNVLIAPKPTVSSPTISPKDNVTLLFSGINKEKSQAEEVKIFQAPLVAAFTVQQDELGVPKSVVPIYRQSGDGQALTLQEQLEFKQKLLEKQLAELQQQQIQQTQFLIRQRQLYEQQQQQQLRQKQQQQQQQLYLQEQARLKQLEEQAKIKQLEEQRLKQLEEQRIYRFHQHNHFPLQKQHIFQQTNVLPLQPPLEPAVHLQPSVSLEVPSAAAPPLFRTNYQEQLQLQQFRQQPQQQQQQQQQQQQQQQHQHQHQQQLHQNFVSFPTDFQPPVAPATRFNRQEAFNAVGNFGFNPDNKQPPPSRNAFNFIAPTRSPSTLVYNPYTQFRQIPRAQQTPAKQIQRLLYQSGVAGELSNVQGPGSEDLNIVSKVLALNVGALPNKNYQFVSNRGKLGSV, from the exons ATGTACGTGACCCCACCTCTCTTTCATGAAACTAtcacctacctacctacctacctacctacctacggAGATCATCTTTCCCGAGTAAAAGCCGAGACCCGTACGAGTGTGGGCACAGACAGCATCATGCGCTTG ATAGCCGTAACAATTCTACTAGCAGTAGTCTGCTTGAGCCTAGCTAGGTCTCAGAAATCTGAGATCTCAGATTTTAAAGGCCTCGAAATTCCGCCTCCTCCAGTAAAGCTCGACAAGAACTTACGGCAAGCATTACTGAAGGCGTTGACGGAACTAGAGGCCGAGTCCGCGGAGCAGCGAAAAGACGATGATGAAAAATCGCTCATTATGACTGTTGAAAAGACCTTCAACGACGTGGTTAAGAAGAATTTGAATACGAATATCGGCGTGATACCGAAAGCCTCCTTCTCGTTTGACGGTTTCCCGGGTGATGAGGAAATTCCCAACGAGGAAAAGCTGCAGAATTCAAGCTTCCTCGAATCGAACAAGTACGTTTCTCCGAATCCGTCGGGGATGATTATAGAAAAAGCTAGTCGCGACGACGCTAGAAGTTTCCACGTGCACAACGTAATTGACAAGAATCCGTCGACTTACTTGCCGCGAAGCGAGTCCAAGGATTCATTGGAAACGAGAAGTTTCAAGACTTCTGCGAGCTCATCCTCAGTCAACAGAGTCGAGAGCGTGACGCTGAAGCCAATCACACAATTGTCCGAAAGCTTAATGCGAAGTGCCAGTAATGGAATCGTAAGTACTAATGTGTTGATTGCGCCGAAGCCAACTGTATCCAGTCCGACTATTTCGCCCAAAGACAATGTTACCTTGCTCTTCTCTGGCATTAATAAGGAAAAATCTCAAGCGGAAGAAGTGAAAATCTTTCAGGCGCCTCTCGTGGCAGCCTTCACGGTACAACAGGACGAGCTCGGTGTTCCAAAGAGTGTCGTACCGATTTACAGGCAATCGGGTGACGGGCAGGCTCTGACTCTTCAAGAGCAATTAGAGTTTAAGCAGAAACTATTGGAGAAACAGCTGGCGGAGCTACAACAGCAGCAGATTCAGCAGACCCAGTTTCTCATTAGACAACGTCAGCTCTAtgagcagcagcagcagcagcagttAAGACAgaagcagcagcagcagcagcagcaactgTACTTGCAGGAACAGGCTAGATTGAAGCAGTTGGAGGAACAGGCTAAGATCAAACAGCTGGAAGAACAGCGTTTGAAGCAGTTGGAGGAGCAAAGGATTTATCGTTTTCATCAGCACAATCATTTCCCCTTGCAGAAGCAGCACATTTTTCAACAGACAAACGTTTTGCCGCTTCAACCACCTTTGGAGCCTGCTGTTCATCTTCAACCGAGCGTGTCCTTGGAAGTTCCCAGCGCCGCTGCGCCGCCGTTATTCCGTACAAACTATCAAGAACAATTGCAACTTCAACAGTTTCGCCAGCAACcgcagcaacagcaacagcaacagcaacagcaacagcaacagcaacagcacCAGCATCAGCACCAGCAGCAATTGCATCAGAATTTCGTCTCGTTTCCTACCGACTTCCAACCGCCTGTAGCTCCGGCCACCAGATTCAACAGGCAAGAGGCCTTTAACGCGGTTGGTAATTTCGGCTTCAACCCAGACAACAAACAACCACCTCCATCGAGGAACGCGTTTAACTTTATCGCGCCAACAAGGAGTCCTAGTACACTCGTTTACAATCCCTACACGCAGTTCAGGCAGATTCCAAGAGCCCAACAAACGCCCGCCAAGCAGATTCAGCGTTTGCTTTATCAATCGGGTGTCGCTGGTGAGTTGAGCAATGTGCAGGGTCCAGGTTCCGAGGACCTCAACATCGTGTCCAAAGTGTTGGCGTTGAACGTCGGTGCATTGCCaaacaaaaattatcaatttgtaAGTAATCGCGGCAAATTGGGCAGCGTGTGA
- the LOC140675263 gene encoding F-box only protein 9: MNHCTESSNDMDEGDEEASSLQDGTNIEDALTSFREQWQRELTISPKRDVPRTYSKQPSIEVANDEASIESKAKNLFLKGIEYEQSRKFYEAIQFYKRAVQLVPDIEVRLYESTKAKTRDRFDPDDNLETLDNDFSTSNDSENYNEADEEETDLFLKLSKIVNRNQCVCSPKFEQSTTHISALPMEIVLYILRWVVSSDLDFRSLEMFSRVCRGFYISARDAEIWRLACVRVWGVNCGACEPKYQSWRDMYLQRPRLRYNGCYINKTSYIRDGENNFQDRFYRPWHLVEYFRYLRFFPEGRVLMLTSTDDAQNCVNSLRNRIPRNTSVLIGHYRLHNNYVTLVLKRQETKGINYAYRRKKREPVHDSGEQTFHIEFEIQNYHRRINSQLKWISYSIFTKYKNGQEAKICLKEPSVREFRASPIGGRYPPLKFSRVKSYTQESEAPLQ; this comes from the exons ATG AACCACTGTACTGAATCTAGCAATGACATGGATGAAGGCGACGAAGAGGCGTCTTCTTTGCAGGATGGAACAAACATTGAGGATGCCTTAACATCTTTCAGGGAACAGTGGCAGCGAGAGTTGACAATATCACCCAAGCGTGATGTACCGAGGACGTATTCAAAACAGCCTAGCATTGAGGTCGCAAATGATGAAGCCTCTATTGAAAGCAAG gcgaagaatttatttctcaaagGTATTGAATATGAACAAAGCAGAAAGTTTTATGAGGCGATACAGTTTTATAAGCGCGCGGTACAACTGGTTCCTGATATCGAAGTCCGTTTATATGAATCGACCAAAGCAAAAACAAGAGATAGATTTGATCCTGATGACAACCTTGAGACGTTGGATAATGATTTCTCAACTAGTAATGACagtgaaaattataatgaagcTGATGAAGAAGAAACtgacttatttttaaaattgtctaAAATTGTAAATCGCAATCAGTGTGTATGTTCCCCAAAATTTGAACAAAGT ACAACACATATATCTGCTTTGCCAATGGAGATAGTGCTTTACATTCTAAGATGGGTCGTGTCCTCTGATCTAGATTTCCGGTCGTTAGAAATGTTCTCTAGGGTATGCCGCGGGTTTTACATATCTGCACGAGATGCGGAAATCTGGCGATTGGCTTGCGTtag AGTGTGGGGTGTGAACTGCGGTGCTTGCGAGCCGAAATACCAGTCGTGGAGAGATATGTACTTGCAACGGCCTAGATTAAGATACAACGGatgttacattaataaaacaagTTATATTCGTGatggagaaaataattttcaagatcgTTTTTATAGACCATGGCATCTTGTTGAGTATTTCCGGTACCTGAG ATTTTTTCCTGAAGGGAGAGTTTTAATGTTGACATCGACTGATGATGCTCAAAATTGCGTAAATTCTTTACGAAACCGCATACCACGCAACACATCAGTTCTAATTGGTCACTAtagattacataataattatgttacacTGGTGCTGAAAAGACAAGAAACTAAAGGAATTAATTACGCCTATagacgaaaaaaaagagagccaGTGCATGATAGCGGCGAACAAACATTTCATATT GAATTTGAGATACAGAATTATCATAGGAGAATAAATTCGCAGCTAAAGTGGATCAGTTATAGTATTTtcacgaaatataaaaacggGCAAGAAGCAAAAATTTGCTTGAAGGAACCATCTGTAAGAGAATTTAGAGCGTCGCCGATTGGCGGCAGATATCCACCTCTCAAGTTCAGCAGGGTAAAGAGTTACACTCAGGAAAGCGAAGCTCCATTGCAATAA